One window of Methanogenium organophilum genomic DNA carries:
- a CDS encoding aminotransferase-like domain-containing protein, producing the protein MNYQFARRLDAAPESFLDRLFAVSRDPEIISFAGGLPMTSLIDVAGIRDAAAAVFADEGEAALQYTTTDGYLPLREYIAGRYRSRLGLPATAGEIRITNGSQQCLDLIAKIFVDPSTVVGMEQPGYLGAIEAFSYYQPRIKTVQVTEESPDMKAFSTLCREEKPVFFYGIPNFQNPSGTAYSDAARRTCAEICQETETIFYEDDAFGELAFDGRPRMPVKKYAPECGVMSGSFSKTVSPGMRIGWVYAPGPVIERFDAVRQAADLHPNALSQAVMHRYLTTHDYDGHLRQVRRVYETNCRQMCDLLDDLLTDITHTTPEGGMFMLATMPEGKDSMALFHACLAEKVAVLPGVPFYAEGGGHTTFRLNFSTATEEEIRVGMTRLARAYRNSNR; encoded by the coding sequence ATGAACTATCAGTTTGCACGCAGGCTTGACGCTGCACCGGAGTCATTCCTTGACCGGCTCTTTGCGGTATCACGGGACCCGGAAATCATCTCCTTTGCAGGAGGCCTCCCGATGACCTCCCTCATAGATGTGGCAGGCATCCGCGATGCCGCAGCGGCCGTCTTTGCAGATGAAGGGGAGGCGGCCCTCCAGTATACGACCACCGACGGCTACCTCCCCCTGCGGGAATATATCGCCGGACGTTACCGTTCACGCCTGGGGCTTCCCGCCACCGCAGGTGAGATACGTATCACAAACGGCTCCCAGCAGTGTCTGGATCTGATTGCAAAGATATTTGTTGACCCCTCCACCGTGGTCGGGATGGAACAACCCGGCTATCTTGGGGCAATTGAGGCCTTTAGTTACTACCAGCCCCGCATAAAGACAGTGCAGGTCACCGAAGAGAGTCCTGATATGAAGGCTTTTTCCACCCTCTGCAGGGAAGAAAAACCCGTTTTCTTCTATGGCATACCAAACTTCCAGAACCCGTCCGGGACCGCATACAGCGATGCCGCCCGGAGAACATGCGCGGAAATATGCCAGGAAACAGAGACCATCTTCTACGAAGACGATGCCTTCGGTGAACTTGCGTTTGACGGGCGCCCCCGGATGCCGGTAAAGAAGTACGCCCCGGAATGTGGGGTGATGAGCGGATCATTTTCCAAGACTGTCTCACCGGGGATGCGTATCGGCTGGGTCTATGCGCCGGGCCCCGTCATTGAAAGATTCGATGCCGTCCGACAGGCAGCGGACCTCCACCCGAATGCACTTTCACAGGCAGTAATGCATCGCTACCTCACCACCCATGACTATGATGGCCATCTCAGACAGGTGCGGCGGGTCTATGAAACAAACTGCCGGCAGATGTGCGATCTCTTAGATGACCTCCTGACGGACATCACCCACACAACACCGGAGGGCGGTATGTTCATGCTTGCCACCATGCCGGAAGGAAAGGACTCGATGGCCCTTTTCCATGCCTGTCTTGCTGAGAAGGTGGCAGTGCTCCCGGGTGTGCCGTTTTATGCGGAAGGCGGCGGTCACACTACATTCCGCCTGAATTTCTCCACTGCTACGGAAGAAGAAATCAGAGTGGGAATGACCCGTCTGGCACGTGCATACCGTAACAGCAACAGATAA
- a CDS encoding NUDIX hydrolase gives MTGKPVPGKKKITLDTITVTLPSGVVKERRVVRPGHAVAMLPIEGDCCYLERQYRFAVGEWIYEAPAGTIDPGETPEETAFRELIEETGMAADTLISRGKIYPAPGYTDEVIYLFEARGLSPSGAYGMDEDEQIEVVKVPLREMEEMILDGRIIDAKTICLAYHYFRGQTGQ, from the coding sequence ATGACCGGGAAACCGGTTCCCGGAAAAAAGAAGATCACGCTGGATACTATCACCGTAACTCTGCCGTCAGGCGTAGTGAAGGAGCGGCGTGTCGTCCGTCCCGGTCATGCGGTCGCAATGCTCCCCATTGAAGGAGACTGCTGTTATTTGGAACGGCAGTACCGCTTCGCCGTCGGTGAATGGATCTATGAGGCTCCCGCAGGTACGATTGACCCCGGTGAAACACCGGAAGAGACTGCCTTCCGGGAACTGATAGAAGAGACCGGGATGGCAGCAGACACGCTCATCTCCCGGGGGAAGATATACCCCGCACCGGGATACACCGATGAGGTTATTTATCTTTTTGAGGCCCGCGGCCTCTCTCCATCTGGTGCGTACGGGATGGACGAGGACGAGCAGATTGAAGTGGTCAAGGTCCCCCTCCGTGAGATGGAGGAGATGATTCTGGATGGCCGTATTATCGATGCGAAGACCATCTGTCTTGCCTATCATTACTTCAGGGGGCAGACCGGCCAATGA
- a CDS encoding 7-carboxy-7-deazaguanine synthase QueE, whose protein sequence is MKIIEIFSSISGEGLRQGLPATFIRCAGCNLNCVWCDTPESHGEGTDMTIREIVSAVSTGMPRYVIITGGEPLLQEEELKELLVALRDAGYRIEIETNGTLSFTEVQEYATISMDIKCPSSGEVSDPTLLADIREEDAVKFVVMDRTDCLYAQGVIESHDIAGTVFISPVWGGNYREIADFILDEGIAARFQLQLHKSIGMK, encoded by the coding sequence ATGAAAATAATCGAGATTTTCTCTTCCATATCCGGTGAGGGCCTCAGACAGGGTCTTCCGGCTACCTTTATCCGGTGTGCCGGTTGTAATCTTAACTGTGTCTGGTGTGATACCCCGGAGTCACACGGGGAGGGAACAGATATGACGATACGGGAGATTGTCTCAGCAGTTTCTACAGGGATGCCCCGCTATGTCATTATAACCGGCGGGGAACCCCTGCTCCAGGAAGAGGAATTAAAAGAACTGCTGGTGGCACTCCGGGATGCCGGGTATCGCATAGAAATAGAGACAAACGGGACACTCAGTTTTACGGAAGTGCAGGAATATGCCACCATAAGCATGGACATCAAGTGTCCGTCATCAGGAGAGGTGTCAGACCCAACATTACTCGCTGACATCCGGGAGGAGGATGCCGTGAAGTTTGTTGTCATGGACCGCACCGACTGCCTGTATGCACAGGGAGTAATTGAGTCCCATGATATTGCGGGCACGGTATTTATTTCGCCGGTATGGGGGGGTAATTACCGGGAGATTGCAGATTTTATTCTGGATGAGGGAATTGCAGCACGCTTTCAGCTGCAGCTGCACAAATCAATTGGGATGAAGTGA
- a CDS encoding elongation factor EF-2: protein MTRRRKMVERVTTLMSQPEHIRNIGIVAHIDHGKTTLSDNLLAGAGMISEEIAGKACWMDSDEEEQARGITIDSSNVSMVHEYGGEEFLINMIDTPGHVDFGGDVTRAMRAVDGAVVLVDAVEGTMPQTETVLRQALKEGVRPVLFVNKVDRLINELQVDEMEMQIRLGKVIDKVNKLIKGMNEEAYKNGWKLDAAEGTVAFGSALYNWAISIPYMKKSGVSFKDVYDCCKAGDMKTLAKSSPLCQVVLDMVVNHLPDPLDAQKRRVPIIWQHGDQSTTEGQSMLNCDPEGPACLMVTDISFDPHAGEVATGRLFSGTLRRGSELYVMGTAKRVNRLTQVGIFMGAERIEVESLNAGNIAAVTGLKDAIVGSTVSTMMEMQTFEDLKHYSEPVMTVAVEAKNMKDLPKLVTVLRQVGKEDPTVLVNINEETGEHLISGMGELHLEIITHRIHRDKGVEIVTTPPIVVYRETITSTAGPVEGKSPNRHNRFYLEFEPLPDDVVQKIKDGDISMNLPALERRDALLEAGFDKDEAKSLVAIEATNMFFDMTKGIQYLNETMELVLEGWREALAGGPLADEQVQNVKIRLVDVKLHEDAIHRGPAQVIPAVRGAVKGGLLMAGDSLLEPMQIIQITVPQDHMGAATAQIQGRRGQVFDMKSEGDTITVVGKAPVAELFGFAGDVRSATEGRAMWSTEFAGFETVPAGMLKEVVKEIRKRKGLKEQIPEPADYLA, encoded by the coding sequence ATGACGCGAAGGCGAAAAATGGTCGAGCGGGTCACAACACTGATGAGCCAGCCGGAGCATATCCGCAACATCGGTATTGTCGCACACATTGACCACGGTAAAACAACTCTCTCCGACAATCTCCTTGCCGGGGCAGGAATGATCAGCGAAGAGATTGCCGGAAAAGCATGCTGGATGGACTCCGATGAGGAGGAGCAGGCACGCGGTATCACCATCGATTCCTCAAACGTCTCGATGGTCCACGAGTATGGTGGAGAGGAATTCCTCATCAACATGATTGATACCCCAGGCCACGTTGACTTCGGCGGTGACGTCACCCGTGCAATGCGTGCGGTTGACGGCGCCGTAGTGCTTGTGGACGCTGTTGAGGGCACGATGCCCCAGACAGAGACTGTCCTGCGCCAGGCCCTGAAAGAAGGTGTCAGACCTGTTCTCTTTGTCAACAAAGTAGACCGCCTTATAAACGAATTGCAGGTTGACGAAATGGAGATGCAGATCCGTCTCGGAAAAGTCATCGACAAAGTCAACAAGCTCATCAAGGGCATGAACGAAGAGGCCTACAAGAATGGCTGGAAACTCGATGCAGCAGAGGGTACTGTCGCATTTGGTTCCGCTCTCTACAACTGGGCAATCTCCATCCCGTACATGAAGAAAAGCGGTGTCTCATTCAAAGACGTATACGACTGCTGTAAGGCAGGAGATATGAAGACACTCGCGAAGTCAAGCCCACTGTGTCAGGTCGTTCTTGATATGGTGGTAAACCATCTGCCTGACCCACTCGATGCCCAGAAGCGTCGTGTGCCGATCATCTGGCAGCACGGAGACCAGTCAACCACAGAAGGTCAGTCAATGCTCAACTGTGACCCTGAGGGTCCTGCCTGCCTGATGGTAACAGACATCTCCTTTGACCCGCACGCAGGTGAAGTCGCAACCGGACGTCTCTTCTCCGGCACCCTGAGACGCGGATCCGAGTTGTATGTCATGGGTACCGCAAAGCGTGTCAACCGCCTCACCCAGGTAGGTATCTTCATGGGTGCAGAGCGAATTGAGGTCGAATCACTCAATGCCGGAAATATCGCCGCTGTCACCGGCCTCAAAGACGCAATTGTCGGTTCCACCGTCTCAACCATGATGGAGATGCAGACCTTTGAGGATCTCAAGCACTACTCAGAGCCTGTCATGACCGTTGCTGTTGAAGCAAAGAACATGAAGGACCTCCCAAAGCTTGTGACCGTGCTTCGCCAGGTCGGAAAGGAAGACCCGACCGTTCTCGTGAACATCAACGAGGAGACCGGAGAACACCTGATTTCCGGTATGGGAGAACTGCACCTTGAGATCATCACCCACCGTATCCACCGTGACAAGGGTGTTGAGATTGTGACAACCCCGCCAATTGTGGTATACCGTGAGACGATCACCAGCACCGCAGGTCCTGTCGAAGGAAAGTCACCAAACCGCCACAACCGGTTCTATCTTGAATTTGAACCTCTGCCCGACGATGTCGTACAGAAGATCAAAGACGGAGATATCTCCATGAATCTCCCGGCACTGGAACGCCGTGACGCACTGCTTGAGGCAGGCTTTGACAAGGACGAGGCAAAGAGCCTTGTCGCAATTGAAGCAACCAACATGTTCTTCGACATGACCAAGGGTATCCAGTACCTGAACGAGACCATGGAACTCGTCCTCGAAGGATGGCGCGAAGCTCTTGCAGGCGGCCCTCTTGCAGATGAGCAGGTCCAGAACGTGAAGATCCGCCTTGTGGATGTCAAGCTCCACGAGGACGCCATCCACCGTGGCCCGGCACAGGTCATCCCTGCTGTTCGTGGTGCAGTGAAAGGCGGTCTTCTGATGGCCGGCGATTCACTCCTCGAGCCCATGCAGATCATCCAGATCACCGTCCCACAGGACCACATGGGCGCAGCAACCGCACAGATCCAGGGACGTCGTGGTCAGGTCTTTGACATGAAGTCCGAGGGTGACACGATCACTGTTGTCGGAAAGGCACCGGTCGCCGAACTCTTCGGGTTCGCAGGCGACGTACGATCCGCAACAGAAGGACGTGCTATGTGGTCTACAGAATTCGCCGGATTCGAGACTGTGCCCGCTGGCATGCTCAAGGAAGTAGTAAAGGAGATCAGGAAGCGCAAAGGCCTTAAAGAGCAGATTCCTGAACCTGCAGACTACCTCGCATAA
- the queC gene encoding 7-cyano-7-deazaguanine synthase QueC, with translation MKAVCLLSGGMDSSTLAYVARDMGYRIIALHLRYGQPTEDTEYDCARKIATSLDAEEFFTVNMDYLRRIGGSSLTDDSLTIGDHTGGEDGIPNTYVPFRNANLIAIATSLAEARGAEAIFIGVQASDYAGYPDCRPEFIEAFQRVIDTGTADSTHIRLMTPFVNMSKTEILKQGFALGVPYEDTWSCYRSGAPACGTCDSCYYRLAAFREVGREDPIPYEVRK, from the coding sequence ATGAAAGCAGTATGCCTTCTTTCCGGTGGGATGGATTCATCTACGCTTGCCTATGTGGCGAGAGACATGGGCTATCGCATCATCGCCCTGCACCTCCGCTATGGCCAGCCGACCGAAGATACCGAATACGATTGTGCCCGGAAAATTGCCACATCCCTGGATGCTGAGGAATTCTTTACGGTGAATATGGACTATCTCCGTCGTATCGGGGGGTCCAGCCTGACCGATGATTCACTGACCATAGGAGACCATACCGGGGGCGAGGATGGTATCCCGAATACCTATGTGCCATTCCGGAATGCGAATCTCATTGCAATTGCGACCTCACTTGCGGAGGCCCGTGGGGCTGAGGCAATCTTCATCGGTGTACAGGCTTCGGATTATGCCGGGTATCCGGACTGCCGCCCGGAGTTCATCGAGGCATTTCAGCGGGTGATCGATACGGGAACTGCCGACTCCACGCACATCAGGTTGATGACACCGTTTGTGAATATGTCCAAGACAGAGATCCTGAAACAGGGATTTGCCCTCGGGGTGCCGTATGAGGACACCTGGTCGTGTTATCGTTCTGGCGCACCGGCCTGTGGCACCTGTGATTCCTGTTATTATCGCCTCGCAGCCTTCCGTGAGGTGGGCAGGGAAGATCCGATTCCCTATGAGGTGCGGAAATGA
- a CDS encoding 30S ribosomal protein S7: MMAEEEIQADVAVEEPVVDTPAEEKPVIPGHLLFNKWDLSEVQINDPGLVRYISTQSMIVPHSCGKLAGTQFAKSHMLIVERLINKLMQTENNTGKKELTTRIVKDAFDIINQKTKKNPVEVLIDAIANAGPREETVRLKYGGINVPKSVDTAPQRRVDTALMFIARGVRQASHKKKKPVANVLADELIAAAGGDVRCFSVGKKEERERVAKSAR; encoded by the coding sequence ATGATGGCAGAGGAAGAAATTCAGGCAGATGTCGCTGTCGAAGAACCGGTCGTTGACACACCGGCTGAAGAGAAACCGGTCATTCCCGGACACCTCCTCTTCAACAAGTGGGACCTCTCAGAAGTCCAGATCAACGACCCCGGCCTGGTCCGCTATATCAGCACCCAGTCCATGATTGTACCGCACTCCTGCGGAAAGCTTGCAGGCACCCAGTTTGCAAAGAGCCACATGCTCATTGTCGAACGCCTGATTAACAAGCTCATGCAGACAGAGAACAACACCGGCAAGAAGGAACTCACCACCCGCATTGTTAAGGATGCATTTGACATCATCAACCAGAAGACAAAGAAGAACCCTGTGGAAGTTCTCATTGATGCCATTGCAAATGCCGGTCCCCGTGAAGAGACCGTCCGTCTGAAGTACGGTGGTATCAACGTCCCGAAGTCGGTCGATACCGCTCCCCAGCGCCGTGTTGACACCGCACTGATGTTCATTGCACGTGGTGTGCGCCAGGCATCTCATAAGAAGAAGAAGCCGGTCGCAAATGTCCTTGCAGACGAACTCATTGCAGCAGCAGGTGGCGATGTCCGATGCTTCTCTGTCGGAAAGAAAGAAGAACGCGAACGTGTGGCAAAGTCTGCACGCTAA
- a CDS encoding alpha/beta hydrolase family protein, with protein MKRMALVLFFCMTAAVMGAGCTTSDTVAAAPAYSLDEEGALVIIGITPVYTEAATVVSGINDSIGLSDLTFSGNNGDVHALLVAPPDPVAAAVLVPGAGVAAAAHEERAVSYAEEGIATLVLDVRGNGGETAGHTGGLAEDLRWFVSGKTPQWYLTIGDIVAARMMLTERFDVPVYIIGSSNGGMTGAVAAAIDSGVAGYFGVSTSEISVGDDTDSDVRAFVRSVDPGAYVAEISPAPVWLFHSPTDAVIPFENGLSLFNAAKEPKNFEAFNGTHGINPEVDSMITGAILTF; from the coding sequence ATGAAGCGGATGGCGCTTGTTCTTTTTTTCTGCATGACTGCAGCGGTCATGGGGGCGGGATGCACCACCTCTGACACTGTGGCGGCAGCACCTGCCTACTCCCTTGATGAGGAAGGAGCCCTCGTGATCATCGGCATCACGCCGGTATATACTGAGGCTGCCACCGTGGTCTCCGGGATCAATGATAGTATCGGGCTCTCGGACCTGACATTCTCCGGAAACAATGGTGATGTCCATGCACTCCTCGTCGCTCCCCCGGACCCGGTGGCGGCAGCGGTGCTGGTACCCGGTGCCGGTGTCGCAGCAGCAGCACATGAGGAGCGTGCGGTCTCCTATGCAGAGGAAGGAATTGCAACTCTCGTCCTTGATGTGCGAGGGAATGGCGGAGAAACGGCCGGGCATACCGGTGGCCTTGCAGAGGATCTTCGCTGGTTCGTCTCCGGTAAAACCCCGCAGTGGTATCTGACAATAGGAGACATCGTGGCCGCGAGAATGATGCTCACAGAACGGTTTGATGTGCCCGTGTACATCATCGGATCATCGAACGGTGGCATGACCGGTGCAGTTGCAGCAGCCATCGACTCCGGTGTTGCCGGATACTTCGGTGTATCAACTTCAGAGATCTCTGTTGGGGATGATACCGACTCAGATGTTCGCGCATTCGTTCGCTCCGTTGACCCCGGTGCATATGTGGCGGAGATATCGCCTGCACCTGTGTGGCTGTTTCACTCGCCCACGGATGCGGTGATTCCGTTCGAAAACGGGCTTTCTCTCTTCAACGCAGCGAAAGAACCAAAGAATTTTGAGGCGTTCAATGGCACTCACGGGATCAACCCTGAGGTTGATTCCATGATCACCGGTGCTATACTCACCTTTTAA
- a CDS encoding 6-pyruvoyl trahydropterin synthase family protein, with product MSMTIYKETYFEASHRLLNYTGKCYRLHGHQWRVEVWITGDVEPESQILVDYNCIKQVVNRFDHQVILNLKDPMVECLSTFQEVITTEGDPTSENLARIIAGMIDESCTADGIPASVTKIRVWESTSCYAQLTFDVI from the coding sequence ATGAGTATGACAATATACAAAGAAACCTATTTTGAGGCAAGTCACCGCCTTCTTAATTATACCGGCAAGTGCTACCGCCTGCATGGGCACCAGTGGCGTGTTGAGGTATGGATAACGGGGGATGTTGAACCTGAGTCGCAGATCCTTGTGGATTACAACTGTATCAAACAGGTGGTGAATCGGTTTGATCATCAGGTCATCCTCAATCTCAAAGATCCGATGGTTGAGTGTCTCTCCACATTTCAGGAAGTTATCACAACCGAGGGTGACCCGACGTCGGAGAACCTTGCCCGTATCATTGCAGGTATGATCGATGAATCCTGCACCGCTGATGGAATACCTGCCTCGGTCACAAAGATTCGTGTATGGGAATCTACATCCTGCTATGCCCAGCTTACCTTTGATGTTATATGA
- the prf1 gene encoding peptide chain release factor aRF-1: MADEVEMDSARKRYEFKKTLERLKQKEGSGTELITIYIPPDKQIHDVTAQLRDEFGQCSNIKSKQTRTNVQSAISSILSRLKYYNKPPEHGLAIFCGAIKIGGDRTNMDCTIIEPPDVVPLYMYRCSSRFELEPMEQMLVEKEVYGLLVIDRRESFLGFLRGNRIEPASGVTSTVPGKQRKGGQSAMRFQRLRLIAINEYYKKVADRATDVFMAEPDFYNRFKGVLIGGPTPTKEEFADGGYLHHELQKRLIGLFDVSYTNESGLAELVDNAQDALRGVEVMKEKTVMDRFLKELIKDDSASAYGEESVRKNLEIGAVDTLLLSATLRKERLHVRCQSCDYAKDETVQVEPGKSANDIDLGNCPKCTAPLYIEEETDIIDELTELADASATRVMIISDDFEEGAILYNAFGGIAAILRYRTGY, from the coding sequence ATGGCAGACGAAGTGGAGATGGACAGCGCCCGAAAGCGCTATGAGTTTAAAAAGACCCTCGAACGGCTGAAGCAGAAAGAGGGCAGCGGCACCGAACTGATAACAATATACATACCGCCCGACAAGCAGATACATGATGTCACCGCCCAGCTGCGTGACGAATTCGGGCAGTGTTCCAATATTAAGAGCAAACAGACACGCACGAATGTTCAGAGTGCCATCTCCTCGATTCTTTCGCGTCTGAAATACTACAACAAGCCGCCAGAACATGGTCTTGCCATCTTCTGCGGGGCGATCAAGATCGGCGGCGACCGCACGAATATGGACTGCACCATCATCGAACCTCCTGATGTTGTGCCGCTCTATATGTACCGGTGCTCCTCGCGCTTTGAACTCGAACCGATGGAGCAGATGCTCGTTGAAAAGGAGGTGTACGGGCTTCTGGTCATCGACCGTCGTGAGTCATTCCTTGGATTCCTGCGCGGAAACCGCATTGAGCCAGCCTCCGGTGTGACATCTACGGTTCCCGGAAAACAGCGAAAAGGTGGTCAGTCAGCCATGCGTTTCCAGCGTCTCCGCCTGATTGCTATTAATGAATATTACAAAAAGGTCGCAGACCGCGCAACTGATGTCTTCATGGCAGAACCGGATTTCTACAATCGCTTCAAGGGTGTGTTGATCGGTGGCCCCACGCCCACAAAGGAAGAATTTGCAGACGGTGGATACCTCCACCACGAACTCCAGAAACGCCTCATTGGTCTTTTTGACGTATCATACACCAATGAATCCGGTCTTGCAGAATTGGTCGACAATGCACAGGATGCCCTTCGTGGTGTTGAGGTGATGAAGGAGAAGACTGTCATGGACCGGTTCTTAAAAGAACTGATCAAAGATGACAGCGCCTCTGCATATGGAGAGGAATCGGTGCGTAAGAACCTCGAAATAGGTGCAGTGGATACGCTGCTCCTCTCTGCGACTCTGCGCAAAGAACGACTCCATGTCAGGTGCCAGAGTTGTGATTATGCAAAGGATGAAACTGTGCAGGTAGAGCCGGGCAAGTCTGCAAATGATATCGACCTTGGAAACTGCCCGAAGTGCACGGCACCGCTCTATATTGAAGAAGAGACAGACATCATCGATGAACTGACAGAACTCGCGGACGCAAGCGCAACGCGTGTGATGATCATATCTGACGATTTTGAAGAAGGAGCAATCCTTTACAATGCATTTGGCGGAATTGCTGCTATACTGCGATACAGGACAGGATACTAA
- a CDS encoding 30S ribosomal protein S12, translated as MGNGKFAARKCKRTAKENRWRDTNYARRQLGLDIKSDPLEGAPQGRGIVLEKVGVEAKQPNSAIRKCVRVQLIKNGRQVTAFAVGDGAINFIDEHDEVTIEGIGGRLGRSKGDIPGVRYQVIEVNNVCLREMVIGKKEKPRR; from the coding sequence ATGGGAAATGGAAAATTTGCAGCGCGGAAATGTAAGCGCACTGCCAAGGAGAACAGGTGGCGCGACACTAACTATGCACGCCGCCAGCTCGGTCTCGACATTAAGTCAGACCCTCTTGAAGGTGCACCCCAGGGCAGGGGCATCGTTCTTGAGAAGGTCGGAGTGGAAGCAAAACAGCCAAACTCAGCTATCCGGAAATGTGTCCGTGTTCAGCTGATCAAAAACGGTCGTCAGGTTACTGCATTTGCAGTCGGCGATGGTGCCATCAACTTCATCGATGAACACGATGAAGTCACCATTGAGGGCATTGGTGGACGTCTCGGCCGTTCAAAGGGAGATATCCCCGGTGTCCGCTACCAGGTCATTGAAGTAAACAATGTCTGTCTCCGTGAAATGGTCATTGGCAAGAAGGAGAAGCCACGCAGGTGA
- the argS gene encoding arginine--tRNA ligase, whose protein sequence is MYQDTYQAVETALKDATGADDVLLGDGGDHADLASTIAFALAKKEKKNPAVIAGEITAAIEETLAEAGITVATIGPYINFVFGPSYVAGVVKEAIQPGYGRLPDVPGRVCLEHTSANPNGPLHVGHIRNSVIGDTLARVFRKAGYDIDVQYYLNDMGRQIAIVSWGFDYLDIPQNEGEKDDHYIARVYVAANRAIESDPAIKEEIDRRMGLIEQGDPEMVEKFRRAVSLCAEGIKATLHLLHATHDRFVWESGFVQDGSMVRILDRVEALPEASHDDILAVDLTEAGFEKEYVLRRSDGTSVYAARDLAYHAWKGENFDRLIDVLGADHKLIGAQLQATMKLLGETAPEIVFFEFVSLPEGSMSTRAGKFISADELIDEVTKKAFDEVTVRRPELPEEERRAIAASVAIGAVRYDIVRVSQEKSTVFDWRQALDFERQSAPYIQYSHARACSILAKAGEFTPAYEFTTDAEIALAKHIGLFPVVLQTVVDELRPHHLAIYARDLADLFNAFYHTDPVLKAEAEVRDARLTLVRAAQNTLSEVLETLGIDAVRSM, encoded by the coding sequence ATGTACCAGGATACATACCAGGCTGTGGAGACAGCCCTGAAAGATGCGACAGGAGCAGACGATGTGCTTCTTGGCGATGGCGGGGATCATGCGGACCTTGCATCGACTATAGCTTTTGCGCTCGCAAAAAAAGAGAAGAAGAATCCTGCAGTGATTGCAGGAGAGATTACTGCAGCTATCGAGGAGACGCTCGCAGAAGCGGGCATTACGGTTGCAACCATCGGGCCGTACATCAACTTTGTCTTCGGCCCTTCATATGTCGCAGGTGTGGTTAAAGAGGCTATTCAGCCGGGCTATGGGCGTCTGCCCGATGTGCCGGGGCGGGTATGTCTTGAACACACATCGGCAAATCCCAACGGCCCCCTGCATGTGGGGCATATCAGAAATTCGGTCATCGGTGACACCCTTGCACGGGTATTCCGGAAGGCCGGGTATGACATCGATGTTCAGTACTACCTGAACGATATGGGCCGTCAGATTGCAATCGTATCATGGGGATTTGATTATCTTGATATTCCGCAGAATGAAGGCGAAAAAGACGATCATTACATTGCTCGTGTCTATGTGGCGGCAAACCGTGCGATTGAGTCAGATCCTGCAATAAAAGAAGAGATCGACCGGCGCATGGGTCTCATTGAACAGGGAGATCCTGAGATGGTGGAGAAGTTCCGCCGGGCGGTATCTCTCTGTGCAGAAGGGATTAAGGCCACCTTACATCTGCTCCATGCTACCCATGACCGGTTTGTCTGGGAGTCCGGATTTGTACAGGATGGTTCGATGGTTCGGATCCTCGATCGGGTGGAGGCCCTGCCCGAAGCATCCCATGATGACATCCTTGCAGTAGATCTTACTGAAGCCGGGTTCGAGAAGGAGTATGTACTGCGCCGTTCAGACGGGACGAGTGTGTATGCCGCCCGTGATCTTGCCTACCACGCGTGGAAGGGCGAGAACTTTGACCGCCTGATTGATGTGCTGGGAGCAGATCACAAGCTTATCGGTGCACAACTGCAGGCGACGATGAAACTTCTGGGGGAGACGGCACCGGAGATCGTCTTCTTTGAGTTTGTGAGCCTTCCGGAAGGGTCCATGAGCACCCGTGCCGGGAAGTTTATCTCCGCTGATGAACTCATCGATGAGGTGACAAAGAAGGCATTTGATGAAGTAACTGTTCGCCGTCCCGAGCTGCCTGAGGAGGAACGCCGGGCCATTGCTGCATCGGTAGCCATCGGTGCAGTCCGCTATGATATTGTCCGTGTTTCGCAGGAGAAGAGCACGGTCTTTGACTGGCGGCAGGCGCTGGACTTTGAACGCCAGAGTGCCCCATATATCCAGTATTCGCATGCACGTGCCTGTTCCATCCTTGCAAAGGCAGGGGAGTTCACCCCGGCATATGAGTTCACAACCGATGCCGAGATTGCACTCGCAAAGCACATCGGGCTCTTCCCGGTGGTGCTGCAGACGGTGGTGGATGAACTCCGCCCGCATCATCTTGCAATCTATGCCCGTGACCTTGCGGATCTCTTCAATGCGTTTTACCACACCGACCCGGTCCTCAAGGCTGAGGCGGAGGTGCGGGATGCCCGGCTGACCCTCGTCCGAGCGGCACAGAATACCCTGAGCGAAGTGCTCGAAACCCTTGGTATCGATGCAGTCAGAAGCATGTAA